One segment of Campylobacter concisus DNA contains the following:
- a CDS encoding tRNA 2-selenouridine synthase, with product MKFLAITLLLLTSIFLIACSANQANKKISNSELENLAKQYGGVYIFNQKFVDEIERREAERKELRKNTKGRDLGGGLYAVNTKLVDEKFPQTLSNGKKYYTRWIDYENQTGKKAKISEVYINKIIEFIGLENFNKEKPYLDLGKLYINDNGEIVPISIDVYYETYSTKYGLFGDEGMGISFSKKSIVPVSGGNKFILINNKFIKANKDK from the coding sequence ATGAAATTTCTAGCAATAACACTCTTACTTCTAACAAGTATATTCTTAATAGCTTGCTCAGCTAATCAAGCAAATAAAAAGATAAGTAACTCTGAACTAGAAAATTTAGCTAAACAATATGGTGGAGTATATATATTTAATCAAAAATTTGTTGATGAGATAGAGAGAAGAGAAGCTGAAAGAAAAGAGCTAAGAAAAAATACAAAAGGTAGAGATTTAGGTGGCGGTCTTTATGCTGTAAATACAAAGTTGGTAGATGAAAAATTCCCTCAAACCCTCTCAAATGGCAAAAAATACTACACTCGATGGATAGATTATGAAAACCAAACTGGCAAAAAAGCTAAAATCTCTGAAGTCTATATAAATAAAATAATTGAGTTTATAGGTTTAGAAAATTTTAACAAAGAAAAACCATATTTAGATTTAGGAAAATTATATATAAATGATAATGGAGAAATAGTTCCTATAAGCATAGATGTTTATTATGAAACATATAGCACTAAATATGGCTTATTTGGAGATGAAGGAATGGGAATAAGCTTTAGTAAAAAAAGTATAGTTCCAGTAAGCGGTGGAAACAAATTTATTCTAATAAACAACAAATTCATAAAAGCAAACAAGGACAAGTAA
- a CDS encoding diadenosine tetraphosphate hydrolase, with the protein MLTKKSNKELINCFKDYIDIADASYAMLHNVFENERNGLDELYGK; encoded by the coding sequence GTGCTAACTAAAAAATCAAATAAAGAGCTAATAAATTGCTTTAAAGACTATATTGATATAGCTGATGCAAGTTATGCAATGCTTCATAATGTATTTGAGAATGAAAGAAATGGACTTGATGAGCTTTATGGTAAATAA
- a CDS encoding tRNA 2-selenouridine synthase — protein MNFLTSLCEILRFLIVYFKNLFMKFTAFILLLLTSIFLIACSANQANKKISNSELENLAKQYGGVYIFDEKFEKEIERIEREREELAKNLGDKIRSNPRKIKQGDKFITIYDVDMTLVNQKFPQTLSNGKKYYTRWIDYERDTGKKAEVPEFYINKIKEFIGDDFLKEEPRIYPKYIYFDGKEMRVIKIYLSYTYIETKYGLFGDEGRGVSFTKESFGTKSGDNIFYLINNKFIKANKDK, from the coding sequence ATGAACTTCTTGACTTCATTATGTGAAATTCTTAGATTTTTGATTGTTTATTTTAAAAATTTATTTATGAAATTTACCGCATTTATATTACTACTTCTAACAAGTATATTTTTAATAGCTTGCTCAGCTAATCAAGCAAATAAAAAGATAAGCAATTCTGAACTAGAAAACTTAGCTAAACAATATGGTGGAGTATATATATTTGATGAGAAATTTGAGAAAGAGATAGAGAGAATAGAAAGAGAAAGAGAAGAGCTAGCCAAAAATTTAGGTGATAAAATAAGATCTAATCCTAGAAAGATAAAACAAGGTGATAAATTTATAACGATATATGATGTAGATATGACCTTGGTAAATCAAAAATTCCCTCAAACCCTCTCAAATGGTAAAAAATACTACACTCGCTGGATAGATTATGAAAGAGATACTGGTAAAAAAGCAGAAGTACCAGAATTTTATATAAATAAGATAAAAGAATTTATTGGAGATGATTTTTTAAAAGAAGAACCTAGAATTTATCCTAAATATATATATTTTGATGGAAAAGAGATGAGAGTTATAAAAATATATCTTTCATATACTTATATTGAAACCAAATATGGACTATTTGGTGATGAAGGTAGAGGTGTATCATTTACCAAAGAGTCTTTTGGTACAAAATCAGGAGATAATATTTTTTACTTAATAAACAACAAATTCATAAAAGCAAACAAGGACAAGTAA
- a CDS encoding efflux transporter outer membrane subunit → MKNKAFILITAAFLAGCSFRPDMPNVDTNFTSTYTYETSDIRDLWWREFNDENLNSLVENALEKNTNLRVAYLNLEKAKASLGVAEADLLPGINLNVGYTKAKSSGETYTKQPQTRYRKSDINLGLNYEIDLWGRVRNNVAAAEESLNATKFDYGSARLSISSNVAKSYFALVSLNMQEAVLRETLKTYEDTLALRKTQLDLGSINEMTYLQSKAAVESAKTNLTSILNAKSKAITSLAILTGKSNNEILGGAVASSQNLPASPEISAGISSEILLRRSDVAKALADLKSTNALVGVAKAEYFPSISLTGLFGFSSIDFENIFVGNANTWSIGGSLAQKIFDFGRTKNNVSVAKANEQIAAVNYEAAVKSALGEVRDALASRQNAKISLEQVKNLLKSQQRIYSLAKEQYDAGYIGHLELLDAERNLLQAKLQDVSAKLDEVDSAVEVYRAFGGGFKLEK, encoded by the coding sequence ATGAAAAATAAGGCGTTTATACTTATAACGGCGGCGTTTTTAGCTGGTTGCTCATTTCGTCCAGATATGCCAAATGTAGATACAAATTTCACATCTACCTACACTTATGAGACAAGTGATATAAGGGATCTTTGGTGGAGAGAATTTAACGATGAAAATTTAAATTCTCTAGTTGAAAATGCACTTGAGAAAAATACAAATTTACGTGTTGCTTATTTAAATTTAGAGAAAGCAAAAGCAAGCCTTGGCGTAGCTGAGGCAGACTTGCTTCCTGGTATAAATTTAAATGTAGGATATACCAAAGCAAAAAGTAGTGGCGAAACATATACTAAACAACCACAAACTCGTTATAGAAAATCAGATATAAATTTGGGATTAAATTATGAGATTGATCTTTGGGGTAGAGTAAGAAATAATGTAGCAGCAGCTGAAGAAAGCCTAAATGCAACCAAATTTGACTATGGTAGCGCGAGACTAAGTATCAGCTCAAATGTTGCAAAAAGCTACTTTGCATTAGTTTCATTAAATATGCAAGAAGCTGTGCTAAGAGAGACTTTAAAAACCTATGAAGACACGCTAGCACTTCGTAAAACACAGCTTGATCTTGGAAGCATAAACGAGATGACTTATTTGCAAAGTAAGGCAGCAGTAGAAAGCGCTAAGACCAATCTTACTTCTATATTAAATGCAAAGTCAAAAGCTATCACCTCACTAGCTATCTTGACTGGTAAAAGTAATAATGAAATTTTAGGTGGAGCTGTTGCTAGCTCGCAAAATTTACCAGCTTCTCCAGAGATAAGTGCTGGCATTAGCTCTGAAATTTTGCTAAGAAGGAGCGACGTGGCAAAGGCACTGGCTGATCTAAAATCTACAAATGCTCTTGTTGGTGTTGCAAAGGCTGAGTATTTTCCAAGCATTTCACTGACTGGACTTTTTGGCTTTTCAAGTATTGATTTTGAAAATATCTTTGTTGGAAATGCCAATACATGGAGCATAGGCGGCTCTTTAGCACAGAAAATTTTTGATTTTGGTAGGACAAAAAATAATGTCTCAGTGGCTAAAGCAAATGAACAAATTGCCGCTGTTAATTATGAAGCAGCGGTAAAATCGGCTCTTGGCGAAGTAAGAGATGCGCTTGCTTCAAGGCAAAATGCAAAAATTTCTTTGGAACAAGTGAAAAATTTGCTAAAATCCCAACAAAGAATTTACTCGCTTGCTAAAGAGCAATATGATGCTGGCTACATTGGACATTTGGAGCTTCTTGATGCAGAGAGAAATTTGCTTCAAGCAAAATTACAAGATGTCTCTGCAAAGCTTGATGAGGTCGATAGTGCAGTCGAAGTTTATAGAGCTTTTGGTGGTGGTTTTAAGTTAGAAAAATAA
- a CDS encoding efflux RND transporter permease subunit, giving the protein MFSRFFINRPIFATVISIIIVIAGFMGIKGLPIEEYPSLTPPTVSVSATYSGADAQTIADSVASAIEDQINGVENMLYMQSTSSSAGTMNISVYFKIGSSSKQATIDVNNRVQAALSRLPQEVQNMGVTVRERSGSILQVVGFTNPNMDLIELYNYVNLNIADEIKRVSGIGDTVLIGTKEYSMRIWLKPDRLAHFKLTPSDVISQVKIQNSQYAAGKIGEQPSDGGNPYVYSVRTDGRLKNVAQFGDIIIKSSDGSVLKLKDVATIELGAASYANDAMLNGKPAIPLLLFLQNDANALATANAVKEKLNELKKTYPVGLEHTIAYNPTEFIDVSIDEVIKTFIEAMVLVLIVMYFFLKSFRATIIPMLAVPVSIIGTFGGLYVMGFSINLITLFALVLAIGIVVDDAIIVIENVERILHEDKDISVKDATFKAMEEVQTPVISIVLVLCAVFVPVSFMEGFVGVIQKQFALTLVVSVCISGFVALTLTPALCAVMLKKQESKPFWIVQKFNDFFDFSTRLFTAGVAKILRHIIISFIVIGILGFATYKLFDAVPKGLVPSEDKGALMVITSLPPSTNMLKTKEEVVSISNAILSNPNVEFTMAFAGYDILASSLRENSAVSFIKLKDWSERKGVNNGADTLAGQFNGMLWGSKNSMTFVVNLPPIMGLSMTGGFEMYLQNKSGKSYNEIEADARKVSAIANARPELTNVRTTLETNYRQFKITVDKEKAKLFGVSESEIFSTVAATFGSYYINDFNLAGKSYRVYARAEESFRNNPEDLRKIFVRSYDGGMVPLNSVATLTRTIGPDIVDRFNLFPSAKIMGDPKPGYTSGDAIRAIQEVVNDMLSSEDYAISWAGTAYQEVNSQGTGTVAFIFGMIFVFLILAAQYERWLIPLAVITAVPFAVFGSLLAVWIRGLTNDIYFEIGLLLLIGLAAKNAILIVEFAMQERDSGKSIFDSAINAARLRFRPIVMTSIAFTLGVFPMVISTGAGAASRHSLGTGVVGGMIASTTIAIFFVPMFYYLLENLNEKYWKKGAKKDEK; this is encoded by the coding sequence ATGTTTTCAAGATTTTTCATAAACCGCCCGATATTTGCGACTGTTATATCTATCATTATAGTTATAGCAGGTTTTATGGGTATCAAGGGACTTCCAATAGAGGAGTATCCAAGTCTTACTCCACCTACTGTCTCTGTAAGTGCGACATATAGCGGTGCTGATGCGCAGACTATCGCTGATTCAGTCGCAAGTGCGATCGAAGATCAGATAAATGGCGTTGAAAATATGCTTTATATGCAAAGCACATCAAGCTCAGCAGGTACGATGAATATAAGCGTATATTTTAAGATCGGCTCATCGTCAAAACAAGCTACGATCGATGTAAATAACCGCGTGCAAGCTGCCCTTTCAAGACTGCCTCAAGAAGTGCAAAATATGGGCGTAACAGTGCGCGAAAGAAGCGGCTCGATCCTTCAGGTTGTTGGCTTTACAAATCCAAATATGGATTTGATCGAACTATATAACTATGTAAATTTAAATATTGCTGATGAGATAAAAAGGGTTAGTGGTATAGGTGATACAGTATTGATAGGTACTAAAGAGTATTCTATGAGAATTTGGCTAAAGCCAGATAGACTAGCTCATTTTAAACTAACTCCAAGTGACGTCATTTCTCAAGTAAAAATTCAAAATTCACAATACGCTGCTGGCAAGATAGGCGAACAGCCATCGGATGGTGGTAATCCTTATGTTTATTCTGTTCGTACCGATGGACGTCTTAAAAATGTAGCCCAGTTTGGCGATATAATAATTAAAAGTTCTGATGGATCAGTATTGAAGCTAAAAGATGTAGCTACCATAGAGCTTGGGGCAGCTAGCTATGCTAACGACGCGATGTTAAACGGCAAACCAGCTATTCCTCTTTTGCTATTTTTACAAAACGATGCGAATGCTCTTGCTACCGCAAATGCTGTAAAAGAAAAGCTTAACGAGCTAAAGAAAACTTATCCTGTTGGACTAGAGCACACCATAGCTTACAATCCAACAGAATTTATAGATGTTTCAATTGATGAGGTTATAAAAACTTTCATTGAAGCGATGGTACTCGTCTTAATCGTAATGTACTTTTTCTTAAAAAGTTTTCGCGCGACTATCATTCCGATGCTTGCCGTGCCAGTATCTATCATAGGTACATTTGGCGGACTTTATGTGATGGGTTTTAGTATAAATTTGATTACACTTTTTGCCTTAGTTCTTGCCATCGGTATCGTCGTGGATGACGCGATCATCGTTATAGAAAATGTCGAGAGAATTTTACATGAAGATAAAGACATAAGTGTAAAAGATGCGACATTTAAGGCGATGGAGGAGGTGCAAACTCCAGTTATCTCTATCGTACTCGTGCTTTGCGCGGTTTTCGTGCCAGTTTCATTTATGGAGGGCTTTGTTGGCGTTATACAAAAGCAGTTTGCTCTAACACTTGTTGTTTCTGTTTGTATCTCAGGCTTTGTCGCTCTTACTCTTACGCCAGCGCTTTGTGCGGTTATGCTTAAGAAGCAAGAGAGCAAGCCATTTTGGATAGTTCAGAAATTTAACGACTTCTTTGATTTTAGCACTAGACTCTTTACGGCCGGAGTGGCTAAAATTTTAAGGCATATTATTATTAGCTTTATTGTAATTGGTATTTTAGGATTTGCCACTTATAAGCTATTTGATGCTGTGCCAAAAGGGCTTGTGCCTTCAGAGGACAAGGGTGCTTTAATGGTTATCACCTCACTTCCACCTTCAACAAATATGCTAAAGACAAAAGAAGAAGTAGTCTCGATTAGTAACGCCATTTTAAGCAATCCAAATGTTGAGTTCACTATGGCTTTTGCAGGTTATGACATACTAGCTAGCTCGCTTAGGGAAAATTCAGCCGTTAGCTTTATAAAGCTAAAAGATTGGAGTGAGAGAAAAGGCGTTAATAATGGAGCTGATACATTAGCTGGCCAGTTTAATGGTATGCTTTGGGGCTCAAAAAACTCAATGACATTTGTTGTAAATTTACCGCCTATTATGGGTCTATCAATGACTGGTGGCTTTGAGATGTATCTACAAAATAAAAGCGGCAAGAGTTACAATGAGATAGAAGCAGACGCTAGAAAAGTATCAGCAATAGCCAATGCAAGGCCTGAACTAACAAATGTCAGAACCACGCTTGAGACAAATTATCGTCAGTTTAAGATAACAGTTGATAAAGAAAAAGCTAAATTATTTGGTGTAAGTGAGAGCGAAATTTTTAGCACGGTAGCAGCTACTTTTGGCTCTTACTATATAAATGACTTCAATCTTGCTGGTAAATCTTACCGAGTATATGCAAGAGCTGAGGAAAGTTTTAGAAATAATCCTGAGGATCTAAGAAAAATTTTCGTCCGCTCATATGATGGCGGCATGGTGCCACTAAATTCAGTAGCAACACTTACAAGAACGATTGGACCTGACATTGTTGATAGATTTAACCTCTTTCCATCAGCTAAGATCATGGGCGATCCAAAACCTGGCTACACGTCAGGCGATGCGATCAGAGCGATCCAAGAGGTCGTAAATGACATGCTAAGTAGCGAGGACTACGCTATAAGTTGGGCGGGAACGGCGTATCAAGAGGTAAATTCTCAAGGAACAGGCACAGTTGCCTTTATCTTTGGTATGATCTTTGTCTTTTTGATCCTTGCCGCTCAGTACGAGAGATGGCTCATCCCACTTGCGGTCATCACTGCCGTGCCATTTGCGGTATTTGGCTCGTTGCTAGCAGTTTGGATAAGAGGGCTGACAAATGATATCTACTTTGAGATCGGACTCTTGCTACTCATCGGTCTGGCGGCCAAAAATGCCATTTTGATCGTAGAGTTTGCAATGCAAGAGCGTGATAGCGGTAAGAGTATATTTGACTCAGCGATAAATGCAGCTAGACTTCGCTTTAGGCCTATCGTAATGACCTCAATTGCATTTACACTTGGCGTCTTCCCGATGGTTATAAGCACAGGTGCTGGTGCAGCTTCTCGCCACTCACTAGGAACTGGCGTGGTTGGTGGCATGATCGCTTCTACGACGATAGCTATATTTTTCGTGCCAATGTTTTACTATTTGCTTGAAAATTTAAATGAGAAATACTGGAAAAAGGGAGCAAAAAAAGATGAAAAATAA
- a CDS encoding efflux RND transporter periplasmic adaptor subunit yields the protein MANFKSVLVLSVAVLFLSGCFENKENKAAAGHQMPLSHVDIFTAQKTDIPISFDYTATVASSQDVIIYPKVGGTIIKQFFKPGSKVKAGDKLFLIDPEKYQASFDSLDASVGVANANLKNAETEFKRISALYKKNAVSQKDYDAAVAAYDIANANLVSAKANLKNAKIDLGYTTITAPFDGVVGDNQVDVGSLVIANQTKLVRLTKINPIEAEFYIADVDNLTRKTNLDNGSWQQLNSDTVLSVNGENFNGKVNFIDSVVNTATGSVLAKASFDNSEGKILPGAFGHIKMSGFVQKNAFNIPQVALQQSATNSYVLVVKDGKVSQKNVKTGYQTKNMVAVTEGLEEGDKIIVNNFLKIGVGAPVETDKDLSAEFINGKDANATSSK from the coding sequence ATGGCAAATTTTAAGAGTGTTCTTGTGCTTTCGGTTGCAGTTTTATTTCTAAGTGGTTGTTTTGAAAATAAAGAGAATAAAGCGGCAGCAGGTCACCAGATGCCACTATCTCATGTGGATATTTTTACCGCACAAAAAACAGACATACCTATTAGTTTCGATTACACCGCAACGGTTGCAAGTAGTCAAGATGTTATTATCTATCCAAAAGTTGGCGGAACTATCATAAAGCAGTTTTTTAAGCCGGGAAGCAAAGTAAAAGCAGGCGATAAGTTATTTTTAATAGATCCAGAAAAATATCAAGCAAGCTTTGACTCACTTGATGCCTCTGTTGGTGTAGCAAATGCAAATTTGAAAAATGCCGAGACCGAGTTTAAAAGAATTTCTGCCCTTTATAAGAAAAATGCAGTCTCTCAAAAAGACTATGACGCAGCAGTTGCAGCCTATGACATTGCAAATGCGAATTTAGTAAGCGCAAAAGCAAATTTAAAAAATGCGAAAATCGACCTTGGCTACACGACTATCACAGCGCCATTTGACGGCGTAGTGGGTGATAACCAAGTAGATGTTGGCTCGCTTGTCATAGCAAACCAAACAAAGCTTGTAAGACTTACAAAAATAAATCCTATTGAAGCAGAATTTTATATCGCCGATGTGGATAATCTAACTAGAAAGACAAATTTGGATAACGGCTCATGGCAACAGCTAAATAGTGACACTGTGTTAAGTGTCAATGGCGAAAATTTTAATGGTAAAGTAAATTTTATAGATAGTGTCGTAAATACCGCGACTGGCAGCGTTTTAGCAAAGGCTAGCTTTGATAATAGCGAGGGTAAAATTTTACCAGGTGCGTTTGGTCATATAAAGATGAGTGGATTTGTTCAAAAAAATGCCTTTAACATCCCACAAGTTGCCCTTCAACAAAGTGCTACAAACTCTTATGTTTTAGTTGTAAAAGATGGCAAAGTAAGCCAAAAAAATGTAAAAACAGGATATCAAACAAAAAATATGGTAGCAGTCACTGAAGGTCTTGAAGAGGGTGATAAGATAATTGTTAATAACTTCCTTAAAATAGGAGTTGGTGCACCAGTTGAAACTGATAAAGACCTAAGTGCGGAATTTATAAACGGCAAAGATGCAAACGCTACAAGTAGCAAGTAA
- a CDS encoding TetR/AcrR family transcriptional regulator, whose protein sequence is MAISEKGKKRYELIVKTALELFLEKGYEKTSLSDIVAISGGSLSSIYTFFESKEGLFEAIIEQEIDALIKEIDEKIDLKISHSLEEFLTKFATIIFSIVCSKRHISLGRIMMSEGSKNGGKLGKTFLDQILKKIDLVLINFFERDEVKAKLDSKFSAKFAAKYFIQSVIGAYYYDSLLINEEPKLSEKERKKHISLCVELFLNGVSKK, encoded by the coding sequence ATGGCGATCTCAGAAAAAGGCAAAAAACGATACGAACTCATCGTAAAAACAGCGCTTGAGCTATTTTTAGAAAAAGGATACGAAAAGACAAGCTTAAGCGATATCGTAGCGATAAGTGGCGGATCGCTTTCTAGCATTTACACATTTTTTGAGAGCAAAGAGGGGCTTTTTGAGGCGATCATCGAGCAAGAGATAGACGCTCTTATAAAAGAGATCGATGAGAAAATAGATCTTAAAATTTCCCACAGCTTGGAGGAATTTTTAACCAAATTTGCAACCATAATATTTTCTATCGTTTGCAGCAAAAGGCATATCTCTCTTGGTAGGATAATGATGAGTGAGGGTTCTAAAAATGGCGGCAAACTTGGTAAGACGTTTTTGGATCAAATTTTAAAAAAGATCGATCTTGTGCTTATAAATTTCTTTGAAAGAGATGAGGTAAAAGCCAAACTTGATTCAAAATTTTCAGCCAAATTTGCTGCAAAGTACTTTATACAAAGCGTGATCGGGGCTTATTACTACGATTCGCTTTTGATAAATGAAGAACCAAAGCTTAGTGAAAAAGAGCGTAAAAAGCATATTAGCTTGTGTGTTGAGTTGTTTTTGAATGGAGTTAGTAAAAAATAA
- the ccoG gene encoding cytochrome c oxidase accessory protein CcoG, whose protein sequence is MSKDFHLSYAKRRYIFFACITLFVFILPFIRINDAQLFLLSFDKSRVDLFFTKFDMQELYLLPFLFIILFLSIFFLTTLAGRVWCGWSCPQTIFRTIFRDFLQTKILKIRKNIQNKQNEPKGQILKRALAVGIWCVLALVISANFLWYFVPPLDFFAYLKEPSEHGVLFAFWLVIAIWLVYDVIILKENFCIYVCPYARVQSVMFDNDTIQVIYNQKRGGVIYNGKEKFKKPKEEEGALCTGCEACVRVCPTHIDIRKGMQLECINCLECSDACAKVMKHFYESSLIEWRSINSIKEQKRVKILRFRTVAYLVILGIVLTAGVLMGGKKESMLLNINRTSELYKILGENEVENSYVFLVQNTQNKEHAFYFEVDDKNIEISRPNKPFILKAGAKQRVIVTLKSKNKNLSDKDLLKHINIKAYATDEPAISVQRQSTFIYPKR, encoded by the coding sequence ATGTCAAAGGATTTTCATCTTAGCTACGCCAAGAGGCGTTACATTTTTTTCGCCTGTATTACGCTATTTGTCTTTATTTTGCCATTTATCAGGATAAATGATGCACAGCTTTTTTTGCTAAGTTTTGATAAAAGTAGAGTTGATCTATTTTTTACAAAATTTGATATGCAAGAGCTTTATTTGCTGCCATTTTTATTTATCATTTTGTTCTTAAGCATATTTTTTCTAACGACACTTGCAGGGCGTGTTTGGTGCGGTTGGAGCTGTCCGCAAACTATTTTTAGAACGATATTTCGTGACTTTTTGCAAACTAAAATTTTAAAGATCAGAAAAAATATCCAAAATAAGCAAAATGAGCCAAAAGGACAAATTTTAAAGCGTGCTTTAGCAGTGGGGATTTGGTGTGTTTTAGCTCTTGTTATTTCGGCAAATTTTTTATGGTATTTTGTACCACCGCTTGATTTTTTTGCTTATTTAAAAGAGCCAAGCGAACATGGAGTTTTGTTTGCATTTTGGCTTGTTATCGCTATTTGGTTAGTTTATGATGTTATCATTTTAAAAGAAAATTTTTGCATTTATGTTTGTCCTTACGCTAGGGTGCAGTCAGTAATGTTTGATAACGATACGATCCAAGTTATTTACAACCAAAAAAGAGGCGGCGTAATCTATAACGGAAAAGAGAAATTTAAAAAACCAAAAGAAGAAGAGGGTGCGCTGTGTACTGGCTGCGAGGCGTGCGTAAGAGTATGCCCAACGCACATTGATATAAGAAAAGGTATGCAGCTTGAATGTATAAATTGTCTAGAGTGTAGCGATGCTTGTGCTAAAGTGATGAAGCATTTTTATGAAAGTTCACTTATTGAGTGGAGAAGTATAAATTCTATAAAAGAGCAAAAAAGAGTCAAAATTTTACGCTTTAGAACGGTTGCTTATCTCGTCATTTTGGGCATTGTCTTAACAGCTGGGGTATTGATGGGTGGCAAAAAAGAAAGTATGCTTTTAAACATAAATAGAACAAGCGAGCTTTATAAAATTCTAGGCGAAAATGAAGTCGAAAATTCGTACGTATTTTTGGTGCAGAACACACAAAATAAAGAGCATGCCTTTTACTTTGAAGTAGACGATAAGAATATAGAAATTTCTCGTCCAAATAAGCCATTTATATTAAAAGCTGGTGCAAAACAACGAGTCATCGTCACGCTAAAATCAAAAAATAAAAATTTAAGCGATAAAGATCTTTTAAAACATATAAATATAAAAGCTTATGCCACCGATGAGCCAGCTATCAGCGTGCAAAGGCAAAGTACTTTTATCTATCCTAAAAGATGA
- the rpsU gene encoding 30S ribosomal protein S21, translated as MPGIKVHPNESFDEGYRKFKKQTDRNLVVTEARARRFFEPKTEIRKKQKIAARKKMLKRLYMLRRYESRL; from the coding sequence TTGCCTGGTATTAAGGTACATCCTAACGAGTCATTTGACGAGGGTTACAGAAAGTTTAAGAAACAAACTGACCGTAACTTAGTAGTAACTGAAGCAAGAGCTAGACGCTTCTTTGAGCCTAAAACTGAGATCCGCAAAAAACAAAAAATTGCAGCTCGCAAGAAAATGCTTAAACGTCTTTATATGCTTAGACGCTACGAGTCAAGACTCTAA
- a CDS encoding DNA-binding protein: MQKLAINEAAEILGITKEAVYNRIRRGSINTVIENGTKFVILDEKPSSEKATKSAPKSTKTKSQNDEFVNYLLNELSELKSLNLNLQADKDRLFKEKEQMLIERKNEILQIYKDRDEKLMQFLNAMQRPLLAQKNDDMPNNEAIEAEIENESKWINLSEFLKELNLKPKATKKASEKIIKAIHHSKFIKFKRGVILVRRHKNLKELIGEI, translated from the coding sequence ATGCAAAAGCTAGCTATAAACGAAGCTGCAGAAATTTTAGGCATAACAAAAGAAGCAGTCTATAATAGAATCCGCCGTGGTTCGATAAATACAGTCATTGAAAATGGCACAAAATTTGTCATCCTTGATGAGAAACCAAGTAGCGAAAAAGCCACAAAATCTGCTCCAAAAAGTACAAAAACTAAATCCCAAAATGATGAGTTTGTAAATTATTTGCTAAATGAGTTAAGCGAGTTAAAGAGCTTAAATTTAAACTTGCAAGCTGATAAAGATAGGCTTTTTAAAGAAAAAGAGCAGATGCTAATCGAGCGAAAAAATGAAATTTTGCAAATTTATAAAGATAGAGATGAAAAGCTCATGCAGTTTCTAAATGCCATGCAAAGGCCACTTTTAGCACAAAAAAATGACGATATGCCAAATAACGAAGCGATAGAGGCCGAAATAGAAAATGAGTCAAAATGGATAAATTTAAGTGAATTTTTAAAGGAGCTAAATCTAAAGCCAAAGGCAACGAAAAAAGCCAGTGAAAAGATAATAAAAGCGATACACCACTCAAAATTTATAAAATTTAAACGAGGTGTGATACTTGTTAGAAGACATAAAAATTTAAAAGAGTTGATAGGAGAGATATGA
- a CDS encoding UPF0323 family lipoprotein: MKHIKKIATYAAVGGFGAIVMAGLAGCGSNNGGDENALNEVAQKNGAFVIIEESAPGVYKILEEYPSTETRVVLKDINGTERVLSKDEIDKLLAQANANIDNGTSNLTKTSDTQLSSGGLSLGETILASAAGAILGSWIGSKLFGNQNFQATRQNSYKNPSAYTRSVDSFNKQKAANSAARSSGGKSGFFGGGSKSSSSSSSFGG, from the coding sequence ATGAAACACATTAAAAAGATAGCTACTTATGCTGCGGTAGGCGGATTTGGTGCGATCGTTATGGCTGGCCTTGCTGGTTGTGGCAGTAACAATGGCGGTGATGAAAACGCACTAAATGAGGTTGCACAAAAAAATGGTGCCTTTGTCATCATCGAAGAGAGCGCACCTGGCGTTTATAAAATTTTAGAAGAGTATCCAAGTACTGAAACTAGAGTCGTGTTAAAAGATATAAACGGTACTGAGCGTGTGCTAAGCAAAGACGAGATCGATAAGCTCCTAGCTCAAGCAAACGCAAATATCGACAATGGCACTTCAAATTTAACAAAAACTAGCGACACACAGCTAAGTAGCGGCGGTCTAAGCCTTGGTGAGACGATACTTGCCTCAGCTGCTGGTGCGATACTTGGTAGCTGGATAGGTAGCAAGCTTTTTGGAAATCAAAATTTCCAAGCTACTCGTCAAAATTCTTACAAAAATCCAAGCGCATACACAAGAAGCGTTGATAGCTTTAATAAGCAAAAAGCAGCAAATTCTGCCGCAAGAAGTAGTGGTGGTAAGAGTGGATTTTTCGGTGGTGGATCAAAATCAAGCTCTAGCTCATCAAGCTTTGGAGGCTAA